One genomic region from Thermoleptolyngbya sichuanensis A183 encodes:
- a CDS encoding iron uptake porin: protein MNTSFTGRDSLVTQLAVGNGNSPANELVSSGFFNSWGVPFTDQGAGTPNNVVVRELFYSFPIGDAVQVDIGPRLNYYRYFDGNRFTFFQTGASSFNSSGSTLLSAIDRGSGIVIRWKIIDPLQLTVGYLAENAEFLNPALGFNTSSNPGDGLFNSSNIITAQLAFSPSRNFNLRLLYARSSLKPYNGFIGGAVGEPVPYGYIDDGFGGFLNDSGADTLMANFDWQIADWIGLFARYSWGRVDVNPVAREEGRQVRVQSFQVGLGFPDLFKRGALGVISFLIPHDYLAGEQFLLSGGGDGGTQAELEVSYRYPVSDNISLVPAFYAIWNANNFDSNPTVYVGNLRFQFSF from the coding sequence CTGAATACTTCCTTCACAGGACGCGATTCACTCGTCACGCAGCTTGCGGTTGGAAACGGCAACTCGCCTGCCAATGAGCTGGTGTCGTCTGGCTTTTTCAATAGCTGGGGGGTTCCTTTTACCGACCAAGGCGCTGGTACACCCAACAACGTCGTCGTGCGGGAACTGTTCTACTCATTCCCCATTGGCGACGCAGTACAGGTGGATATCGGCCCCCGCCTCAACTACTATCGCTATTTTGATGGCAACCGCTTTACCTTCTTCCAGACAGGTGCTTCTAGTTTCAACTCTTCGGGCAGCACCCTGCTGAGCGCCATCGACCGGGGCAGCGGCATTGTCATTCGGTGGAAAATTATTGACCCACTGCAACTCACTGTGGGCTATCTGGCCGAAAACGCTGAGTTCTTGAACCCTGCCCTTGGGTTCAATACGTCCAGTAATCCTGGTGATGGCCTGTTCAACAGCAGCAACATTATCACGGCTCAGCTTGCTTTCTCCCCATCCCGAAACTTCAACCTGCGTTTGCTCTATGCCCGCTCTAGCCTGAAGCCTTATAACGGCTTTATTGGCGGGGCCGTGGGTGAGCCAGTGCCCTACGGCTATATCGACGATGGCTTTGGTGGATTTTTGAATGATTCTGGCGCAGACACGCTGATGGCCAATTTTGACTGGCAGATTGCCGACTGGATTGGCTTGTTTGCCCGCTACTCTTGGGGACGGGTGGATGTGAACCCGGTCGCCCGCGAGGAAGGCCGACAGGTGCGGGTACAGTCCTTCCAGGTCGGTCTGGGCTTCCCTGATTTGTTCAAGCGGGGTGCGCTGGGCGTGATTTCGTTCCTGATTCCCCATGACTATTTGGCGGGTGAGCAGTTTTTGCTGTCGGGCGGCGGCGATGGGGGCACCCAGGCAGAGCTTGAGGTGTCTTATCGCTATCCTGTGAGCGACAACATCTCTCTGGTTCCGGCCTTTTATGCCATCTGGAACGCCAATAACTTCGACAGCAACCCGACTGTGTATGTCGGCAACCTGCGATTCCAGTTCTCGTTCTAG
- a CDS encoding YihY/virulence factor BrkB family protein, whose amino-acid sequence MPVIAPAIAPVITNFMPIPPRFFQFFTHLRPAVVRRVAQRAAAHRLPGLSAEMAYNAMLALFPAILAILTAIGLFQPLNTTFLRLMEQVSEVVPVEAWRIIQSFTEELSTSRDRTLFSLSFLVAIWAASGAASAAMTALDQIHQIPRDRLRPFWKAKLVSLGLTVSGLVLLMLALAIVFIGDLLVRQVSIQAPTLRPWLLTLWQLLPLPVALLLISLTFAAVYRFGPSRWDKRRPILPGALLAAIFWAVLSNLFRLYVANFADYNRVYGAVGAVIILLLWLYLTSLVMLLGDEINVTVGEAMEQYEQRRQLHFEEMREEMQRSAEVRD is encoded by the coding sequence GTGCCTGTTATTGCGCCTGCTATTGCGCCTGTCATTACAAACTTCATGCCCATCCCCCCCCGATTTTTCCAGTTTTTCACTCACCTGCGTCCGGCTGTGGTGCGCCGAGTCGCCCAGCGGGCCGCGGCTCATCGCCTGCCGGGTTTATCCGCAGAGATGGCCTACAACGCCATGCTGGCTTTGTTCCCAGCGATTTTGGCAATTTTAACGGCGATTGGCTTGTTTCAGCCGCTAAACACGACCTTTCTGCGCCTGATGGAGCAGGTCAGCGAAGTGGTGCCTGTGGAGGCGTGGCGGATTATCCAGTCTTTTACTGAGGAACTGAGTACCTCCCGCGATCGCACTCTATTCTCTCTCAGCTTTTTGGTGGCGATTTGGGCGGCATCGGGGGCGGCGAGTGCGGCTATGACCGCCCTGGATCAGATTCATCAAATTCCGCGCGATCGCCTCCGTCCCTTTTGGAAAGCCAAGCTTGTTTCTCTGGGGCTGACCGTTAGCGGATTGGTGCTGCTGATGCTGGCGCTGGCGATTGTGTTTATCGGGGATCTGCTGGTGCGCCAGGTGTCGATTCAGGCTCCTACGCTGCGACCCTGGCTGCTGACGCTATGGCAACTGCTGCCGCTGCCAGTGGCCCTCCTGCTGATTTCCCTGACATTTGCAGCGGTCTATCGCTTTGGCCCCAGCCGTTGGGACAAGCGGCGGCCCATTCTGCCGGGGGCGCTGCTGGCGGCAATTTTCTGGGCTGTGTTGTCCAATCTATTTCGGCTATACGTTGCAAATTTTGCCGACTATAACCGCGTCTATGGAGCAGTGGGTGCGGTGATTATTCTGCTGCTGTGGCTATATCTCACATCGCTGGTCATGCTGCTGGGGGACGAGATCAACGTCACCGTGGGCGAAGCGATGGAGCAATATGAGCAGCGGCGACAGCTACACTTCGAGGAAATGCGGGAAGAAATGCAGCGGAGCGCAGAGGTAAGAGATTAG